From one Peredibacter starrii genomic stretch:
- a CDS encoding beta strand repeat-containing protein, which translates to MVKKLILISTFLSALSLRAYALDTLSYSGRLVNTNGSPVTGPVNLRFDLSSTDDPGTTLCTKSITGVPLSNGVFHVKLKFDPPDCSGTSLQNLMESVPAGHNMTYQVTDTTNSRTYAIQNMYAVPSSYMSNYAKNLPQMGALPDQVLKWNDTLKRWVPGDAGTGSGSVTQINTDSSLTGGPITETGTLAVAPGGITNAHLAGGIDPSKLAGTRDGTNYLKGDNTWGDFGSDVLNTILNGFSAASSSVVTATDSILTAIEKLQGQASDLSNNKLDKTGGTLVVGTINGVPTPLLPDQIVNKQYVDDQLGGVNSSQWIDAVPHIYFNTGNVGIGTGTPNEKLDVVGNIALTGSLRLQDSGSNFVELRAPLTTAGVTFTLPATPGTNGQVLKTDGTGILSWGNSSVGSSDITDGSIVDADVSATANIAQSKIANLTSDLAGKEPTIAGGTTAQFWRGDKTWQTLNTDAVPEGATNKYFTNTLARGAISGASPISYNSGTGVIGMVPGTTGDLLQYNGSAWVPWSPNFLSAEADTLATVTARGSTTSTPVVFSGGANFPGTGIWNTSGNVGIGTNTPRSKLDVIGGVQIGADAVACVAAKAGTIRYNGGNVEYCNGSNWLAFGVSGSGITNFNGSTVGSHSFAAPGTTGTAPNWVTVPATGVHTLNIPMASAAGVTAGLISKADYDDFKDVADGFNVASLVGNRIMVSTATTIVEAPALTNGQLLIGSTGATPVAATLTAGTGVSITNSAGGITINATGSGGTISALTGDVTASGTGSVAATIANDAVTSAKILDGTIVNADIANSTITYGKLNLADGTIPIAKLVRMTCLPGEVITSDVALGYRCVADSATDTTKLPLAGGTMTGAITLAGNPTANLHAATKQYVDTAITGVASVWSTSGTNIHNNNTGNVGIGTSNPYGKLHILNGTNVHENNSSTVNSSSIHFTKSRSNGIVSINDYLGMIDFRGHDSFGDRISARISAEVDGTPGLNDMPGRLTFHTTPDGAILTSERMRITNAGDVGIGTTAPGAKLEVAGQVKITGGSPGSGKVLTSDASGLATWQTPAAGGDFKSDGTVAMTGAFRAADGSAASPSISFSSSPATGFYNLAGNILFSHNGTARFGMDNSSMYGIGGSVWRFSYTNTAAAPAITLDNANTGFYRPAASTIGFSTAGNERMRIDATGNVGIGTTTPGAKLEVAGQVKITGGTPGAGKVLTSDASGLATWQTAGGSDNLGNHTATQNIILGSNWINGDSDSEGLSVNSWGQVKASGSVMQPMFTVESNGGGTDYIFKMDNNSNDRGYILFENLLSSGALEYFGVKANDFILGTDGLERLVVKSDGKVGIGISSPNSTLQVNGSIASVAVNDTTPTSFNMAAGNYQYTATGCSGATWTLTNMVEGTSYTIAVQNNSHSGSCVFSDGSSTFKYRPANATPTSGHVIYSFVKYGSFVYISWIDGF; encoded by the coding sequence ATGGTGAAAAAATTAATTCTGATCTCCACTTTTCTCAGTGCTCTGTCTCTTCGTGCATATGCTTTAGATACATTGAGCTATTCCGGACGCCTTGTGAACACCAATGGATCGCCGGTAACCGGTCCGGTGAATTTAAGATTTGATCTAAGTTCCACTGATGATCCGGGGACAACCCTTTGTACGAAATCAATTACGGGAGTTCCTCTTTCAAATGGTGTCTTCCACGTTAAATTAAAATTTGATCCGCCCGATTGTAGTGGTACTTCTCTTCAAAACTTGATGGAGTCCGTGCCTGCGGGCCACAACATGACTTATCAAGTGACGGACACAACCAATAGCAGAACGTATGCGATTCAAAACATGTATGCGGTTCCTTCTTCTTACATGTCTAATTATGCAAAAAATTTGCCTCAGATGGGTGCACTTCCAGATCAAGTTTTGAAGTGGAACGATACTCTTAAACGTTGGGTGCCGGGTGATGCCGGAACAGGAAGTGGTTCAGTTACCCAAATTAATACTGATTCAAGTCTAACAGGTGGTCCAATTACTGAAACTGGTACACTCGCTGTGGCCCCAGGTGGAATTACTAATGCTCATCTTGCGGGAGGGATTGATCCATCGAAACTCGCCGGTACACGTGATGGAACAAATTACTTAAAAGGTGATAACACTTGGGGTGATTTCGGGAGTGACGTTCTCAATACTATATTAAATGGTTTTAGTGCTGCCTCATCATCTGTTGTGACAGCGACAGATTCAATTCTTACGGCGATCGAAAAACTTCAAGGCCAGGCCTCAGATCTTTCAAACAATAAGTTGGATAAAACCGGAGGGACCTTGGTCGTGGGTACGATTAACGGGGTTCCTACACCGTTACTCCCAGATCAAATTGTGAACAAGCAATATGTAGATGATCAATTGGGTGGAGTGAATTCCTCTCAGTGGATCGATGCGGTTCCTCATATATATTTTAATACTGGCAATGTTGGTATTGGAACGGGAACTCCAAATGAAAAACTCGATGTTGTGGGCAACATCGCACTTACTGGCAGTCTGCGCCTACAAGATTCAGGATCAAATTTCGTAGAACTTCGTGCTCCACTGACAACTGCTGGCGTGACTTTTACTCTGCCTGCAACGCCCGGTACGAATGGACAAGTTCTTAAGACGGATGGAACCGGAATTTTATCTTGGGGAAATTCATCTGTTGGTTCTTCTGACATAACTGATGGCTCAATTGTTGATGCGGACGTGTCTGCGACGGCCAACATCGCTCAGTCAAAAATTGCCAACCTCACGTCTGATCTTGCGGGGAAAGAACCTACCATTGCGGGCGGAACAACTGCTCAGTTTTGGAGAGGGGACAAGACCTGGCAGACATTAAATACAGATGCGGTTCCGGAGGGTGCGACTAATAAGTATTTTACCAATACACTCGCTCGCGGAGCGATTTCTGGTGCTTCTCCTATTAGTTACAACTCTGGCACAGGTGTGATTGGAATGGTGCCAGGAACTACTGGTGATCTTCTTCAATATAATGGTTCGGCATGGGTTCCATGGAGTCCGAATTTTTTATCTGCTGAAGCCGATACTTTAGCAACTGTGACTGCACGTGGGTCAACAACCTCAACACCTGTCGTGTTTTCGGGTGGAGCGAATTTTCCGGGCACAGGTATTTGGAACACTTCAGGGAATGTGGGGATTGGGACGAATACTCCACGTTCAAAACTGGATGTCATTGGCGGTGTGCAAATTGGTGCTGATGCTGTCGCTTGTGTGGCCGCCAAAGCAGGTACCATTCGTTATAACGGTGGTAACGTAGAATATTGTAATGGCTCTAACTGGCTCGCCTTTGGTGTGAGTGGATCTGGGATTACAAATTTTAACGGTTCTACTGTTGGTTCTCACTCCTTTGCCGCCCCTGGTACGACCGGCACGGCCCCAAATTGGGTGACCGTTCCTGCGACCGGCGTACATACATTAAATATTCCGATGGCCAGTGCTGCGGGTGTCACTGCGGGTCTTATTAGTAAAGCTGATTATGATGATTTCAAAGACGTTGCTGATGGATTCAATGTCGCTTCACTTGTCGGAAATAGAATCATGGTGTCGACTGCAACAACGATTGTTGAAGCTCCGGCCCTCACAAATGGACAATTATTAATCGGATCAACTGGTGCGACTCCGGTTGCAGCAACATTAACTGCTGGTACGGGAGTTTCAATCACAAACTCGGCCGGTGGAATTACCATCAATGCCACTGGTTCAGGTGGAACAATTTCAGCTCTTACAGGGGATGTGACCGCTTCTGGAACTGGTTCAGTCGCCGCCACAATTGCCAACGATGCTGTGACGTCTGCAAAAATTTTAGATGGCACAATTGTTAATGCTGATATTGCTAACTCAACTATTACTTACGGTAAACTCAATCTCGCTGATGGAACTATTCCGATTGCGAAGTTAGTGCGGATGACTTGTTTACCTGGTGAGGTGATAACAAGTGATGTGGCCCTTGGTTACCGTTGTGTTGCTGATAGTGCGACAGATACGACTAAGCTTCCACTCGCTGGTGGAACCATGACAGGTGCAATTACTTTGGCGGGCAATCCAACGGCCAATCTTCATGCGGCGACAAAGCAGTATGTAGATACAGCGATTACTGGAGTTGCTTCAGTTTGGTCGACTAGCGGAACCAATATCCACAACAACAACACCGGGAATGTGGGGATTGGGACTTCAAACCCTTACGGGAAATTGCATATCTTGAATGGAACTAACGTACACGAAAACAATTCCTCAACTGTAAATTCGAGTAGCATCCACTTTACAAAAAGTCGCTCCAACGGGATTGTCAGCATTAATGATTATTTGGGAATGATTGACTTCCGGGGCCATGATTCATTCGGTGATAGAATTTCGGCCCGTATATCTGCTGAGGTTGATGGAACTCCAGGATTAAACGATATGCCAGGACGGCTTACATTTCATACCACACCTGATGGTGCAATTTTAACCTCAGAAAGAATGCGTATCACAAATGCCGGAGATGTTGGTATTGGCACTACTGCTCCAGGCGCCAAACTTGAAGTTGCAGGCCAAGTGAAAATCACCGGAGGTTCTCCGGGCTCAGGAAAAGTTTTAACTTCGGATGCTTCAGGGCTAGCGACTTGGCAGACTCCAGCAGCAGGTGGTGATTTTAAATCAGACGGAACAGTTGCAATGACTGGAGCATTTAGGGCAGCCGATGGAAGTGCGGCCTCTCCATCTATTAGCTTTAGTAGTTCCCCTGCAACAGGATTTTATAATTTAGCTGGAAACATATTGTTCAGTCATAATGGAACTGCTCGTTTTGGAATGGATAATTCATCTATGTACGGTATTGGTGGTTCTGTATGGCGATTTTCTTACACTAATACGGCCGCAGCACCGGCAATTACTTTAGATAATGCAAATACAGGTTTTTATCGTCCGGCAGCTTCGACGATTGGATTCTCTACAGCTGGTAATGAACGTATGCGAATCGATGCTACTGGAAATGTGGGCATCGGAACAACTACTCCAGGTGCAAAACTCGAAGTCGCGGGCCAGGTGAAAATCACTGGCGGTACTCCGGGTGCAGGTAAGGTTTTAACTTCGGATGCTTCAGGCCTTGCGACCTGGCAAACGGCCGGGGGCTCAGATAATCTGGGTAACCATACTGCCACTCAAAACATAATTCTAGGATCAAATTGGATCAATGGGGACTCTGATAGTGAAGGTCTCTCTGTAAATAGCTGGGGTCAAGTTAAGGCCTCTGGCTCTGTGATGCAACCAATGTTTACCGTGGAAAGTAATGGAGGAGGAACTGATTACATTTTCAAGATGGACAATAATTCCAACGATCGGGGTTATATTTTATTTGAGAATCTATTAAGTTCAGGTGCACTTGAATATTTCGGAGTCAAGGCCAATGACTTCATTCTTGGTACAGATGGATTGGAAAGATTAGTTGTCAAATCTGATGGTAAAGTCGGAATTGGAATTAGCTCTCCGAACTCGACCCTTCAGGTGAATGGTTCCATTGCTTCAGTTGCTGTCAACGACACAACTCCGACTTCATTCAATATGGCTGCGGGTAACTATCAATATACGGCCACAGGTTGTTCTGGCGCTACCTGGACACTAACCAACATGGTTGAAGGAACGAGTTACACTATCGCTGTTCAGAACAATTCTCATTCAGGTTCGTGTGTGTTCTCTGATGGTAGCTCAACATTTAAGTATCGTCCTGCTAACGCCACTCCTACCTCCGGACATGTCATCTACAGCTTCGTGAAATATGGAAGCTTTGTGTATATTTCTTGGATTGATGGGTTCTAA
- a CDS encoding chitobiase/beta-hexosaminidase C-terminal domain-containing protein: MKKKHVALAGVLLLAYFLGVNLKSEPKTVRRDSFEDEVVVLKKKLIKRRPSSTAKAQKELDKNQTPVDLPTFSISDREKYRSEKGFVNEPENNEIPAEMNMSTPYSPGVSNQSASAYQSGRNNSSAPKNKTASAPNGTVPNGPMVFTNVPDQPTPTPNTNNNNSNTSNPNNSGSTSSGSEETPPAVCSANIGGGSFNGPISVELSCSNTSSIKYCVSEGTCCDPETGSSYTGPITIGQASKTFCLSYTGGDDISEATYTFNANLPHLEIFQPKVQVQTTQLDTLLSIVSNNFGSNDHSVGLISFRQNNPQSSALTCQEAVEFVPSGWAGSGTLAVLPETPVFPYTPTDQINVMLNISKLVYGENYLVSYVKSSQYAEEQYACSHSKMILRDFYYFESLPIEVSDSNTFLGGFSPIGPGEDNSTLYRGPASDLNTTSLEELRSGIVSVFYDK; encoded by the coding sequence ATGAAAAAGAAACATGTGGCACTGGCAGGTGTTCTCCTCTTGGCCTACTTCCTTGGAGTTAACTTAAAATCCGAGCCAAAGACCGTTCGAAGAGATTCGTTTGAAGATGAAGTTGTTGTGCTAAAGAAGAAGCTCATAAAACGTCGACCATCTTCAACCGCAAAAGCTCAAAAAGAGCTTGATAAAAATCAAACACCAGTAGATCTACCGACATTCAGTATTAGCGACAGAGAAAAATACAGAAGTGAGAAAGGATTTGTTAACGAACCTGAAAACAATGAAATTCCTGCTGAGATGAATATGTCCACACCCTACTCACCAGGAGTCAGCAACCAGTCAGCATCAGCTTATCAATCGGGAAGAAATAATTCATCGGCCCCAAAAAATAAAACAGCCAGTGCACCTAATGGGACAGTCCCTAACGGCCCCATGGTTTTCACAAATGTACCGGACCAACCTACTCCTACACCAAACACAAACAACAATAACAGTAACACTAGCAATCCTAATAATAGCGGTTCTACTTCATCAGGTTCGGAGGAGACACCTCCTGCAGTATGCTCGGCCAATATTGGCGGAGGATCATTTAATGGTCCGATCTCTGTCGAACTGAGTTGTTCCAATACCAGCAGTATTAAATACTGCGTGAGCGAAGGCACATGTTGTGATCCTGAAACCGGATCAAGCTACACAGGGCCCATTACCATCGGCCAGGCCTCCAAAACATTTTGTCTTAGTTATACAGGTGGAGATGATATTTCAGAGGCCACCTACACGTTTAATGCCAATCTCCCTCATCTGGAAATCTTTCAACCAAAAGTTCAAGTGCAGACGACCCAACTAGACACCTTGTTATCTATCGTGAGCAATAATTTCGGATCTAATGATCATAGCGTCGGTCTCATCAGTTTTAGACAAAACAACCCGCAAAGCAGTGCGCTGACTTGTCAGGAGGCGGTTGAGTTCGTGCCATCGGGCTGGGCGGGAAGCGGAACTCTCGCAGTACTTCCGGAGACGCCGGTTTTCCCTTATACTCCAACGGATCAAATCAATGTCATGCTGAACATTTCAAAACTAGTGTACGGTGAAAATTATTTAGTAAGCTATGTGAAGAGTTCTCAGTATGCAGAAGAACAGTATGCTTGCTCTCATTCAAAAATGATCCTGAGAGATTTCTATTATTTTGAGTCGCTTCCTATCGAAGTCTCAGATTCTAACACTTTCCTTGGTGGCTTCAGTCCCATTGGCCCTGGTGAAGACAACAGCACCCTTTATCGCGGTCCTGCAAGTGATCTCAATACCACCTCATTGGAAGAACTACGCTCTGGAATAGTCAGCGTGTTCTATGATAAGTAG
- a CDS encoding TIGR02147 family protein, protein MELSNLLQNILDERRKKNQSYSMRAFARDLSISSGRLSDIINRKYVPGAAVAERIIGSLELTDEERPKIRQLIEHSHQSLKLLGGAHQLQESHYAILSDWHHYAILNLMETNDFQSEVSWISARLNLAPEVVEDSLSKLLSFELIERREDRLVPTHKNITTTHEIPSEVIREGHRQVIMQSLDSLEMDPTELRDITSITLPVNVANLPRAKELARDFRRKIATLLEEGDKTEVYNICVQIVPVTRKKFN, encoded by the coding sequence ATGGAACTTTCGAACCTGCTTCAAAACATCCTGGACGAGAGAAGAAAGAAGAATCAAAGCTACTCTATGAGAGCTTTTGCCCGTGATCTTAGCATCTCTTCAGGCCGTCTGAGTGACATTATTAATCGTAAATATGTTCCTGGTGCTGCAGTAGCAGAAAGAATTATTGGTTCGCTTGAACTAACTGATGAAGAACGTCCAAAAATTCGTCAGCTCATTGAGCATTCTCACCAGTCTTTAAAACTACTCGGTGGCGCTCACCAGCTTCAAGAATCGCACTACGCTATTCTTTCTGACTGGCACCACTATGCCATTTTGAACTTGATGGAGACAAATGACTTCCAGAGCGAAGTGTCGTGGATTTCCGCCAGACTTAATTTGGCACCAGAAGTGGTTGAAGACTCTCTTTCAAAACTTCTTTCGTTTGAATTAATCGAGCGTAGAGAGGACAGACTCGTTCCAACTCATAAGAATATTACAACGACTCACGAAATTCCATCTGAGGTCATCCGTGAAGGTCACCGTCAGGTGATCATGCAGTCTTTGGACTCACTTGAAATGGATCCAACTGAACTACGTGACATTACTTCAATCACGCTTCCAGTAAACGTGGCGAACCTTCCAAGAGCTAAAGAACTAGCAAGAGACTTCCGCCGTAAAATCGCCACTCTTCTTGAGGAAGGCGACAAAACAGAAGTGTATAACATCTGTGTTCAGATCGTTCCGGTGACTAGAAAGAAATTCAATTAA
- a CDS encoding glycosyltransferase family 9 protein produces the protein MPHSSFQHQVNSLLDQQVAAGLRGDFDRGWEIALELEKIAPDDPRPKFNRAWYEMRQGNLAKGFELLSYGRWVKAFGDQPLPTNKPIYRNEDLRGKSLLFCSEGGLGDEIINFRFTKNFADMGAKVIVTCDSSLKSVFARCPWVSAVVGHKAAPDVFHDFWVPGMSAGQVLGIEYKDLNGDPYLGLDPEYNFKWKKYFDSFPKDKRPRVGLRFYGNPKFEHEQHRKFPKELLINAVGDVPWINLQKEETTLPLNTWEDTLGVISQLDLVITSCTSVAHAAAALGKETWVMVPVLPYYIWALPGEKTPWYKNVRLFRQTKFGEWDDVFDRVKVEFEKWNLK, from the coding sequence ATGCCTCATTCTTCGTTCCAGCATCAGGTTAATTCTCTTCTTGATCAACAAGTTGCCGCAGGACTTCGCGGTGATTTTGATCGTGGCTGGGAAATAGCTTTGGAACTTGAAAAAATTGCTCCCGATGATCCTCGTCCAAAATTCAATCGTGCCTGGTATGAAATGCGCCAGGGAAACCTTGCAAAAGGTTTTGAACTCTTAAGTTATGGCCGGTGGGTCAAAGCTTTTGGTGATCAACCTCTTCCAACCAATAAACCCATTTACCGAAATGAAGATCTTCGCGGAAAATCTCTTCTGTTTTGCTCAGAGGGCGGATTAGGCGATGAGATCATCAATTTTCGTTTTACCAAGAACTTTGCTGACATGGGTGCCAAAGTCATTGTGACTTGTGATTCGAGTTTAAAAAGTGTTTTCGCTCGTTGTCCTTGGGTCTCAGCAGTCGTTGGCCACAAGGCGGCCCCTGATGTGTTTCATGACTTTTGGGTGCCAGGTATGAGTGCAGGACAAGTTTTGGGAATTGAGTATAAGGATTTGAATGGTGATCCTTATCTGGGTCTTGATCCTGAATATAATTTCAAATGGAAAAAATACTTTGATAGTTTTCCCAAAGACAAGCGTCCACGTGTGGGCCTGCGCTTTTACGGGAATCCAAAATTTGAACATGAACAGCATCGCAAGTTTCCGAAAGAGCTTTTGATTAATGCTGTAGGTGATGTCCCTTGGATCAATCTCCAAAAAGAAGAGACGACTCTGCCTTTAAATACCTGGGAGGACACCCTTGGTGTCATCAGCCAACTGGATCTAGTCATCACTTCCTGCACGAGTGTTGCTCATGCGGCAGCTGCCCTTGGAAAGGAAACCTGGGTCATGGTGCCGGTACTTCCGTACTATATTTGGGCCCTACCAGGAGAAAAAACTCCTTGGTATAAGAATGTGAGACTCTTTAGACAAACCAAGTTTGGAGAGTGGGACGATGTTTTCGATAGAGTCAAAGTGGAGTTTGAAAAATGGAACTTAAAGTAA
- a CDS encoding RCC1 domain-containing protein, with the protein MSGSNRREFLTRVLHGTALGVAGSYSADSWAFRTVLGFWKASIPQTVGLFIYGPNSSGQLGDGTTTFRSSPYELNSSPNWISISASANHTMAVSSEGNLWGCGGNTFGQVGVGDASNKVIPYWIGWGFQKVSAGLNHTMGIKSDGSLWAWGSNNRNQLGMFFYSPTFVSNGWTLVSAGEAHGLGIKSDGTLWGWGANNYGQVGDSSTLAKASPVQLAAGTWLKVAAGQSHSMAISSDNTLWVWGRNNLGQLGNGTLTDISTPVQISGTNWTKIAGGTAHSLGMKSDGSLHAWGANDNGQLGIVFYSPRQVGAGTNWSKISFGGRNSYGIKLDGTLWSWGWGTVGGIGNGSSQSKWSPIQIGSATDWVDVSAGFNHVLALRGTGTLYAWGSNFGGCIGNSSVATSFNSPVMIGGQTWSKISAGRSLSMAIRSDNTLWVWGENEIGLYGDGAVATDNKSSPIQIGSASDWSKISLGAVHAMAIKTDGTLWGWGENLNGKLGDGNTSDLYTPTKIGTDTNWSMVNAGDQHTVALKTNNTLWSWGKNTEGQLGDGTTTSRSTPGQIGTDTNWTSFSVDTVGACTIALKSNGTIWSWGKNTDGQLGLGTATDISSPVQIGSATNWSVVSAGAAMGAIKTDGTLWSWGSNSYGQTGIVFYTPERVGTSTWTEIETFSNHTLGILSDGTLWSWGNNNYGQLALAGAGTRNSPYQISANTNWSVISAGDKHSLALKSNGTLWGWGANAEYQLGDGTVNSQSSPIQIGGADWSWASAGNDFNQAVKTNGTLWGWGKNTVGQIGTGNTTQQSVPVQIGTDTDWYGSDCGKDFSLILKTGGRLWSCGQSIDGQLAINFYVPQTVGTDYDWMQVASGAYHTIALKNNGSLWAVGFNNNGQLGDGTTNTSIAFKQIGTGWTAISTSGDHNLGIKTDGSLWAWGGNSYGQIGDNSSGNIRNSPVLISSASWQKIAAGDLHSLAIKTDGTLWAWGFGNNGRLGLNEAGNPSQSVPVQIGTLTNWEQIDAGASHSLAIKTDKTLWAWGFNGSGQFGNGNTTSTSSPIQVGGGGSNYTMLALGSHTIVKRG; encoded by the coding sequence ATGTCGGGATCCAATCGTAGAGAATTTCTCACGCGAGTTCTTCATGGAACTGCACTCGGAGTCGCAGGATCTTATTCTGCTGACAGCTGGGCATTCAGAACTGTATTGGGTTTCTGGAAAGCTTCTATTCCTCAAACCGTTGGTCTATTTATTTACGGTCCCAATTCCTCTGGGCAATTGGGAGATGGGACAACCACCTTTCGTTCATCCCCATATGAATTAAACTCATCTCCGAATTGGATTTCAATCAGTGCAAGTGCCAATCATACAATGGCCGTTTCCTCAGAAGGAAACCTTTGGGGCTGTGGGGGAAATACTTTTGGGCAAGTGGGGGTTGGCGACGCTTCTAACAAGGTCATTCCTTACTGGATTGGATGGGGCTTTCAAAAAGTCAGCGCAGGTTTGAACCATACAATGGGAATTAAATCAGATGGCTCTCTCTGGGCCTGGGGAAGTAATAATAGAAATCAACTCGGTATGTTTTTTTATTCACCAACATTTGTTTCAAATGGATGGACATTGGTCTCCGCCGGAGAGGCCCATGGTCTAGGAATAAAAAGTGATGGAACTTTGTGGGGCTGGGGGGCGAACAACTACGGTCAGGTCGGAGATAGCTCAACTCTTGCAAAGGCATCTCCCGTTCAATTGGCCGCAGGCACCTGGTTAAAGGTCGCGGCAGGTCAGTCTCATTCAATGGCCATTAGTTCAGATAATACCTTGTGGGTCTGGGGACGAAATAATCTTGGTCAATTAGGGAATGGAACACTCACGGATATTTCGACTCCGGTGCAGATCTCAGGCACGAACTGGACAAAGATTGCTGGCGGAACAGCTCATTCTCTTGGAATGAAATCCGATGGTTCGTTACATGCCTGGGGCGCAAATGACAATGGACAATTAGGAATTGTGTTTTATTCTCCAAGACAAGTAGGGGCCGGCACCAATTGGAGTAAGATTTCATTCGGCGGAAGAAATTCCTATGGCATTAAACTTGACGGCACGCTTTGGAGTTGGGGCTGGGGAACTGTAGGTGGCATAGGTAATGGGTCGAGTCAGTCGAAATGGTCGCCGATTCAGATTGGATCGGCCACCGATTGGGTTGATGTTTCCGCAGGCTTTAATCACGTGCTTGCACTAAGGGGAACTGGAACTCTTTATGCCTGGGGGAGCAATTTTGGGGGATGTATTGGAAACAGCAGTGTCGCAACATCATTCAATAGTCCGGTCATGATTGGTGGCCAAACCTGGTCGAAAATTTCGGCCGGTCGTTCCCTTTCGATGGCGATTCGATCTGACAATACTCTTTGGGTATGGGGCGAAAATGAGATTGGTCTGTATGGTGATGGTGCTGTAGCTACGGATAACAAATCTTCTCCTATTCAAATTGGTAGCGCTTCTGACTGGAGTAAAATCAGTCTCGGTGCAGTTCATGCCATGGCAATTAAAACTGACGGCACTCTTTGGGGTTGGGGTGAGAATCTCAATGGTAAATTGGGTGATGGAAATACGAGTGATCTATACACACCAACAAAAATTGGAACCGATACAAACTGGTCAATGGTGAATGCCGGCGATCAGCATACCGTGGCCCTGAAAACAAATAACACTCTTTGGAGCTGGGGAAAAAATACTGAAGGACAACTGGGGGATGGAACGACAACTTCTCGTTCAACTCCTGGCCAAATTGGTACCGATACCAACTGGACATCATTTTCAGTTGATACTGTAGGTGCATGTACCATTGCTCTCAAATCCAATGGAACTATTTGGAGCTGGGGAAAAAATACTGATGGGCAATTGGGACTTGGAACCGCCACGGATATTTCATCTCCTGTTCAAATTGGTAGTGCCACTAACTGGTCAGTTGTTTCCGCCGGTGCGGCCATGGGGGCCATTAAAACCGATGGAACTCTTTGGTCTTGGGGAAGTAATAGTTACGGTCAAACAGGTATTGTCTTTTACACCCCAGAGCGAGTGGGTACTTCAACTTGGACAGAAATTGAAACCTTCAGTAACCATACTCTTGGGATCCTTAGTGATGGAACACTCTGGAGCTGGGGAAATAATAATTACGGACAACTTGCCCTGGCCGGTGCAGGAACCAGAAATTCTCCTTATCAAATAAGCGCCAATACTAACTGGAGTGTCATCTCTGCTGGAGATAAACATTCGCTTGCCCTTAAATCCAATGGAACGCTTTGGGGATGGGGAGCAAACGCCGAGTATCAGTTAGGTGATGGTACTGTGAACTCTCAGTCCTCACCAATTCAAATCGGAGGAGCTGACTGGTCGTGGGCGAGTGCCGGTAACGATTTCAATCAGGCCGTCAAAACGAATGGCACACTTTGGGGCTGGGGAAAAAATACGGTAGGACAAATTGGAACAGGGAATACCACCCAACAATCAGTCCCCGTTCAAATTGGAACCGACACTGATTGGTACGGTAGTGACTGCGGTAAAGATTTTTCTCTGATCTTGAAAACTGGGGGCAGGCTTTGGAGTTGTGGCCAGTCAATTGACGGACAACTTGCGATCAATTTTTACGTCCCTCAAACAGTGGGTACAGACTACGATTGGATGCAGGTTGCTTCGGGGGCCTACCATACGATTGCCCTTAAGAACAATGGAAGTCTTTGGGCCGTTGGATTTAACAACAATGGACAGCTAGGGGACGGCACAACTAATACTTCAATTGCCTTTAAGCAAATCGGAACAGGATGGACTGCGATTTCAACTTCCGGTGATCATAATCTCGGAATTAAAACCGATGGATCATTATGGGCCTGGGGTGGAAACAGTTATGGTCAAATTGGTGATAATTCCAGTGGTAACATCAGAAACAGTCCAGTGTTGATCAGTAGTGCCAGTTGGCAGAAGATTGCGGCCGGAGATTTACACTCTCTTGCGATAAAAACGGATGGAACCTTGTGGGCCTGGGGATTCGGAAACAATGGTCGACTTGGTCTCAATGAGGCGGGAAATCCAAGTCAGTCAGTTCCGGTCCAAATAGGAACTCTCACGAACTGGGAGCAGATCGATGCAGGGGCTTCTCATTCGTTGGCGATTAAAACCGATAAAACACTTTGGGCGTGGGGCTTCAATGGCTCCGGCCAATTTGGAAATGGCAATACGACGAGTACGTCATCTCCAATTCAAGTCGGAGGTGGTGGAAGCAATTATACGATGCTTGCGCTGGGATCACATACGATTGTGAAAAGAGGTTGA